The genome window CCCCAGGAAGCCTCACTCTAGCAAAAGGGTTGCACGTGCTGTTGGACACATGCCACGTGATTAATGTCAAACTGCATTAATGTCAGAGAGGAGAATTTGGTTAAAGCCTTGCCTGGCTCACTCTCAGGCTGCAGATCACCactttacattttttcctaatcCTTTATAATTTCCTCTAATGCTTTCATCAAGCTTAAGACCATGAGAATTCGGGGAGCAAAGCTAGGCCCATCTGTTCCATTAGGAATTTGCCTGACCAATATAAGAGATCAATCTTTTACTACAATTCATTTAGATAATCCCCAATACTTCCCAACTGTATCAGCCAAAAATAACTTTGCATTACTGTAACTCACAGTTCCAAAGGATCAGATGTAGGGGATATTCTTTAAAACAGATAATGACTGGACCACTGCtaatgaaaagaagaaattaatagaTATGTCTCTTTAGAATGTGATTGCTCAAAAgctatataaaaataatcataatcatcTTGTTTTGGGGAGGAATAACATTTAAGAATgacttttattttccaaattttatttctgttattacaAGACATATAGGTAAAAACTTGCATATTctgaaaaagatagaaaatggtAATAAAACGGACATTTTTCCTGTTAAAAAATATGTTCATAAATATACTTTATCAAATGTTAAAATGGttattattttgcaaaataataataaatagagcAGAGCTGTGGTGTACAAGGGTCAACCCAAAGTACTGGAAGAATTTATGTTATGTAGTTTATAAAACTTCAGaccatttattctatttttaaaatttggcattatctggattttttaaatatgattgtGTTGGCTCTatgatttcaaaaataaagaaacataaaaggTGGTTTAAgtaaaatttgattaaaataattttcccctaaataaaaaaaagacgtAAGCCACATATAAGTGAGATATAATTTTTGAACCCATAAATTGTAAATATATCAGTTCCCAATTCTACAAATCTCTGAATTCTTAACTGTGAGTATTGAACAAAAACTGTTTGCTAAGCTTTAGTTTCCAGCAAGGtccatcatttcttttcacaGCTTTGTGGAGCAATAATAGTCATGATCATGATGAATCCAGGTCTATGATTCTAGCTCCAGGGAATATAAGGAACATAGAAAGTCCTCTCTCCTTTGAATAAGCCCTTCCATGGCTTTCCTGTATTTGGTTATGACCCACTGGGCTCAAAATCACATATCAAAACACTAGGCAAAATTTTAATAACGAAAAGTTCTCATTCTAGGCATTCTCTTGTAGGCTTCAATTTTCTACCGTccaaaggagagagaaaacacaTGTGAACACCAAAGACATCCTCTATTGAGTGTTGGGTGTTCTAGTAGCAAGGGCAAGGCTTTTCCTGTGAATAAATACAGACTCTACAAAGATCGCTCATTTCCCATGCATTATGTTGCCCATGAGGCTAACTCGTTAATTCCCAGCTGCAATGGGGGAAGCCACAACTAACAGCACTTAAGTATCCAATCTAATATAGATTATTGGTCCGATGGCCTTCAGCGATGTCTGGGGGAACATCTGGGTGACTCTGGGTGCCTAGAGCACAGAGAGGTCATGGCAGGATTTGGACTTGAGCTTGAAGgccatatttttgttgtttttggccacaATCTTGCCCCAGAAACGCCTGGCTTTCCTGGGGAtgctctcccttcttttctggtaGGCCAGACGCCGCTCATTCTTCTCCTTGCTGTCCCGTCGAAGGCGCACCTGCCGCACAATGCCCTCAAACAGCTCTTTGACGTTGTGCTGGACAGCCGCGGAGGTCTCAATGAACTTGCAGTCGAACACCACAGCACATGCTCTCCCTTCTGGTAAGGAAAGGAGGGGAGCAGAAAGTCAGAGAGGCTGAAAAGTGTTATCCCCCAGAGCATGCAGCCAAGCTGGACAATTCCTGGTTTAAAATTGTCCTCTAGGTCCTAAGCCATTCATATTTGCAATGGATACTGGAAGCCACATGTCCTTCCAGGGCATAAATAGAAGCAAAGAGTGTCACCAAAGAATCTGTGGAAACCCAACTGCATCAAAcatagtggcattaattataacAGTGAAAAACAAAGCCTTAATTATAACAGACCTGCTATATGCCAGGAACTGGGTTAGGTGctttctaaacattttttaatgcttaaaacaatcttgaaaaatattattatccctataagatagaggaagaaactgaggagaGTTTACTAAACACTTGAGGAAGTTCACACAGCCTGCAAGTGGCAGATTTGAGTCCAGACCTGCTTTACTCTCAAGCCCATATTCTTAACTCTACTTCCTGATTCAATTTTCTGAACTTTAGAATTCTACTACTTGGATTTTCCCTCCTAAAAAACAGAAGGTTTTAtgagatattttgaaaaaaatttgagGATTGTACAAAGCTATAATAGAATTACAGCAAACTATTCAAACAGGCTTTTCTGGAACAGTCTCAATTCCAAATATTTCATCTCATTGGAAGACCATGTGTTCaagtttttttttggaagaaaatgatTACTATACACAGTCATTTCCTAATAGGAAGGTATTCCCAAACTAGCTGTGTACATTTagctctttattgtttttttcctcctaaatagCTCCCAGAAATATAGTATCTTATTTTTTATGATTGTATCAAGACCAAACCTATACTAGGCCAATAAAATCTCAAGGGCCATAAAAGAACATGGGTGTTTATTCAGCAATCATGAATTATCCATAAACTAAGTTTGAAAAAGTGTATGTGACACTATTCAGACTGAAGTCTTAATTGGAATTTAGGAAAGGGGTGGGGTTGTTTCTTGGGTCCACACAGACCATAGGCAGCCAGAGTATAATTCTtatttccaagtgaaactttCTCACATATCCATTAAATCAGAAATCCCCATCTTTGTTGCATGAAGATGTTACTCGCACTACCCTGACTTTTGAGATCTCCCTGGAGAATAAAAAGGACAAGGAGAAGAGGTTCGGGGTGCTGCCAATAAAGCTTGGCTCATAATATCTCCCCTAAAGGAATTCCAGAGAACCCCTTGGAAGTGGGGGAACTAGATCCTGCAGGTAGACCAGATGGACAGGGAGCAGCAACCAGCATGGAGAGGACCCTCAGGAAAGGGAGTGGTCCATAAAGCACATGTAGTATTTTAATGAGTCCCTGGTTCCAGCctcaggaaagaggaagagactAGCACCTTTGGGAAGGAAAAGCTTGTGACCCAGAGACTGTTTCTGTGGCACTGGCATCACTCTTACCTGATACAGACACTTCTCGACACCGCACCAGGTCACTTTTGTTGCCAACCAAGATTATAGGAATGTCCTCTGTCTGCCGGGCCCTGCGCAGCTGGATTCGCAGCTCAGACGCCTTCTCAAAGCTCGCTCGGTCAGTGATGGAATAGACAATCAGGTACGCATCCCCGACTTGCATGCAGTGGTCTTGGAGCCATTCATTCTCTCCCTAAAGAAATGAGAAGATTTTCTAAGAGCTCAGGCTGGCCTGGTAGATGAGACatgcttttgttaaaaaaatagtatgtTTACCCTAAAGCACCCTTGCTggtaagagaaaggaagaaaacagctCCAGGCTCCCCAAAATGCAGCTGTCTTCCATGCTTACTAGATGTCTGATGGCCGTAAAAATTGATAGCCTAATTAGTACTTCTAAGATTTTACTTTCTAATTTTGCTTACAGCTTCAGTTGATAAATTACACAACTATTCTGCCAAATAATATTTCCAACTCCTATCTATCCTAACTACCAAAAATGAGCCTTTTCTGACTTCCCCCAAACCCCCTTTTGCCCTTCCTAAGTGATGAAACTAAGAGTTCTTTTATGAGACTGGGAGGGTTTTCAATAAACAGAAAGTCTAGTATGTATGTTCAAAAGCCCCAaatctttaaaaagcaaatactGAAGAATACTGATAATGTTGACTTTATATAAGATGGTTTTATGTAGTTTAAAAAAACAGACCATACTTGATTACACCTTCCCTAAAACAAATAGGGAATAGAACTAAGGGTAACTCACTGCAACTTGTTTGTTATTCAGAACTCATCTGTGAATGACCTGTTCCTTCAAACAGCCTCATTCTTCAGAAGTGTATGCttttaatcaagaaaatgcaCCCACCTCTTCTGGAACTACAGCTCTATAAGACAAGGTCACCCTCCCATCAAGAGCCTATTGGAAGGGAAGCCTGAACAATTCACAGAGAGCTATGGGCTCTGCATACCTTATTTTCCCATATGTCCAGGAGTATAATTGTCGCACTTTCTCCATCAACAATCAGGGTTCGCTCATATGTATCTtctagaaaagaaagaacagcGATAATGGTGTCAGGCAAATATGTACTTTTACATGAGGATCATGAAGAACATTATGCTAGACAATAAGCTTACAAATATGCAATTAATTCTGTAAATACACAGATATTCACAAAGTTCAATTACCATTTTTTATTACCTTCAACAACATTCTACATATATTCCTTCAGTACTTACCAAGCAGCACACCTATATCTTCTGACTGTATCACAAACCACCTGAAGTGAAAGGCATTCATTTCATCAttcctggacattttatataagaaAATCATTTATGAGGATAAACTCATTTAAAGAGCTTTTCACTCATTCAATGAATGCTGCTGTGAGAAAACATTAGCTATCCAGTAAGACTATTGGCTGTGTTTCCATAAGCCTCACGTGGAAATTCATCTCTTCATGATGCCGTTCAGTGAGCTGATTACCGATCAGTCACTGATAACTTAAGAAGCTTTCAGCTCAGACACATTTCTCCTCTTTGGAGAAgtacaagaaaaaaatcttgagatAATCCCTGCTTTGATGGAtgttctcctttaaaaaaatttaaaaaaagtggggCTTGTTTTTCCATCTGAGTACAGCAGAAGCACAGCCTCCAGCTCTACTTGGTAATGGAAACTTTGCTCCCTGCACTTGAGCCCAGACTGAGTGTGGGTGAAGGGTGAATGCAGTACAATGGGCCAAAGCCCAGAAAAATCAGTGTGGGGTGTGGAGGAGAACTGGAATTTTTGCAAGAGGGATTCCAATCTACACCATACAATTGTGCCCATCCCCACTCTCTCCATTTTCACAATGAGATTTCCTGTTTTGaatttcaacatttgaaaatcatgatttttataatgattttttttttaaagtcatttttcttGCTGTTCCTTTTACTTGGAATCTCTTCCCTCAGATATCCACAAGGCTTGTTCCCTAACCTCCTTCTGGGTGAGGTGTTCTTTGATCTTCTATTTAAAAGTGTAACACCTCTGCCCCCAATATTTCTACTCCCTCCcctgctttatttctcttcattGCACTTGTTGCCATCTAACATGCAATACAATTACcttacttattttattattttctgttcctCCTACCCCCGATCCCCAGTGTTAAGGAAGAAATGTGCATCCGtgttgttcactgctatatcctcagcaccaagaacagtgcctggtacactgtaagtgttcaataaatatttgttgaatgaatggatgagtgaatgaatgaatgataaatatATCATAATGCCTATTAGCACAAGCAAACCTGAATTTGAACCTTATTAACTATGTGGCATTGGATCacttaagctctctgagcctcgatttctttatctgtgaaatggaacTGATAATAATAGCCACCCCTTAGAGCTGTGTGACAATTACATATATTAAGCATAAGCACAGAGTAGAAACTCAAAACCTATTAGCCGTTATCACTTGTTCAGATGAAGGAAGATGGTTCTTGCCATCTTTGTGTTTCCTACTATAGGTAAATCATAGCTTGAAAGTGCTACGTTGGTTCGAAAGAAAAGAGTGTTAATTGGGGGAACCAAGGCATTGCTTGTTTTATAAAAGTGAGGAGCTTATGAAAAGCAATGCTCCTGTTTTAATGTTTCTTCATCTAGGAACTGGAatcagaagagagagaggaaggaaaaagtggGCAAATGAGAAGAAAGTTAACAGCAGATGACTCTTTCTGGCAGTTTCTCCACCTCCTAAAACGTCATTCTTCTAATCAATGGTAATTGTTTCCCACTGGTTGGATTAAAGACCTGTTATGCCCATCGTGTCTGCCACAAGATTGAGCATGAATGGGATTCAAAGTGGGTATGAATCCAGAGGGAGGGGCCTCATTACCTCAATATGCAAATTTATACAGCCATATGCAAATCAGCAGAGACCAGGCAGCACAGATCCCGGGGACTGACTGCCCCTTACTACCACAGTTTTTGTATTTTCTCTAAAACCCCTATCTACACTCAGAAACTCTCTCACTAAAGCACATTTTCTGCCCTCAGCCCACCACTCACGACTCAAAAGCAAGTCAAGCAATTCACTTGAGCCCCAAACAACTCAAATggaaatatactaaaagccaataactaagaaaaaaaacaaactttcacTTGGTTTAAGGGATATCAAAACAAGCATAGAGGAAAAAGTGGATTAAGGATTACAGCCATGAAAATAAAGCCAAAATGCTTTCCCATTCTGGAATTTTCCTGACAGGctctttctgttttgctttgcttcTCTCTGCAACTAATACATTTTACTCTGCTTTGTGTGAGTATTCTGGCACCTGGGTTTATGTATCACCTCTAGCATTGCGCCCCTAGGATTCTTCAAACACACAACACATCATGTTTGACAGCCTTCAGCTAACCATGGGTGGGTCTATATGTGACCAGAGCTCTaggtttctcttcttttcttagtCACTTTTGAAAGTACTGATCAGATGAGGAGAGGAGAGATAAAAGAATATGAAACTCTTAGAAAAGCTCTTTGACATTTGCTTGGGTTAAGGTATACGGAGAAGGGTTGAGGCCTAATGGCTTGTGAGGCTTTTGGTAACCTGGATTTGGGGCAGGCCTCACTTCTGCTCTGCTCGAAGTGAAAGCTGGGGGTGTGTGTTTACACTCTGTATAGCTAAAGAGACATCCTGATGGGGTGGATGGTGGCTCTAGGGAGAGGCAACTGCAGTCAGTAGCCATTTTTCCTGGACTAGTGCACCTCGGCTTGTTTTGCTTATTTGATTCCTGATCCCCCTTGTGCCTTGAGGCTTCCCTAGCTCACGACTGGCTCAAGCAATGTGTGTGGCACCCACACAGGAGTCTCCCATACACTGGGACTGGCTCCTGCCATCCCTGAAAAGTTCTGAACCTCCAGCATCCTTCCCCAAAAAAGCTCCAACTGCTTTCAGCATTCATCCTCCAGGAGCCCCAGGGAGCCCTGGAAGAAGCACCTGCTCTAAGTTCAGCACTCCAATGACTTGTGTCTCCTCTGCACATCTCAAAGGACCCCAGCTGAGAGTGACCAGAGTGCACGGGGAACACAAGCAGCGAAACTGACAGTTTGGAAAGGTAACACATGGAAAGAAAATGGGAGATTCTGAATTAGCTCTGATTAATGTTTATTTTgcccttactatgtgccaggcactctactGCATGCTTAATACATGTTatttatctcctttaatcctcataaaattaCCCCTGCTTTCTAATGAGGGAGCTTGAGGAGGTTAAGGAGCCCAGCTAAGTAAGTGTCAAAGCTGGCATCCAAACCCACATAGTCCAACTTGCAGCCCACTCCACATTGTCCCTTGATTTACAGTCAGTGTATATCTGATCTCCACTGCATACTTAGAGCATCATTACAGAAGGAGCCTCATGCATCTCTGTATACCCCATAGTACCTCACCAAGTTCCATGGTAAATATGCAGTAATTGtttaggaatgaatgaatgaatggcattaAATGTGTACCAGAGAGTCATACAATTATTACAATATAACTGTAACAACATTCATCTTTATTAggagaaataataagaatattgtgttttgttttgttttgttttcttttggctaaTGCCGAAAAGGAACAATTTGGGGGCATGCCTTTGAAAGGCTAACCCTTCCTCTTTGGAAACATAAAGCCAACTAACAATTCCAAGTCACCTACAGATAAAGGATATAATCCTAGATGGTATAAATTAAGTTCCCCAAATAGGACACATTAGATTGGATGGGTTACCAGAGACATTTCTCATTGTCAAAGATTCTCTGAGGAagggattctctctctctctctctctctctctctctctctgtgtgtgtgtgtgtgtgtgtgtgtgtgtgtgtctaatcTATCTATCTCTGAAAAAAGAAGAGGCTTCCCAAGCATAGAAGGCTGTCTTTCCCAAATTCCAGGTCTGAGTTGGTCTTCTTAACTCTCTATGCCTATGAGAATACCACCCTCTGGATAGACACCATTCCATTctaatcaacaaacatttttgaaaatctaCTATCTACTAATgttttcaatttctccctctaaaaaaaaacaaaaacaaaaacatctggTTGATCTCTTCCTTATCTCAATCCCCATGCACCTTTACTGTCACTTCTCAAGGTAGTCATTACTTTTACCCTGTCCTGTATCATAGCCACTGATACTTAGCAGCTTTCTAACAGGGGCTATCCCTTATCCATCCCTGTGTACCTGAGAGCCTAGCCCAGAGCCAGGCACATGGCTCATGCCCAACCAAATGTGCTATATGACTTAACAGAATTTGGGGGACTAGGTCCTGGGGCCACATGGTATAGTGAAAGAACACAGGATTTCAGGTCAAACACAACGAGGTTTGAATCCTGGCCATACCATGTACTAGCTTTTCACCCTGGGAAAGTCACTTGGCTTTGTAAGTCtccatttcttcacctgtaaaataaggatattaTTACCAAACTGGTTcaactttttaaagtattataAAAAACATGTGTGGGAAGTACTTAGCAGAGtgctggcacatagcaggtgcctCACAAATGGTAGGATGAGAAAAGCACTGAACTAAGATTCCAAAGTCCTGAGTTCTAACCCCAGCTTCACCAACAGGTAGTTCTAAATAAGCTACTTGGTCTTTCTGAGACTCGGTTTACTCATATGACTACAGGAATTTTGTGAAAACAACAACCACCAAAAGCAATAGCTTTTTCTGCCATTGTATATGCTCATTCTAAATGTtagttccttcctccctttccccttttccCAGCAACAGCTGCCCATCAaccttttcaaagaaagaaaggatcAATTGTACAATACTGGCCCTACTTCTTCCTTGATTCTTGGTTTAGCTATTGTCCCTGAGGTCCCAGGAGTAAGGAGAAAATCTGTGTCACATCAGTGAGTCATCATTTATAGCTGCCTCATGATGAGGTGAACACCCTGACACTGGAGATAGtcaaaaagattaaaatgttTAGTTCAAAGGACTGTGGGCAGTGAGCACCAAATGGAGGGTAGAAATGAGTCATCACTAAGGCATCTTCCTACTCCAGGAGGGTGTGATTCAGTTGTGAGTCGCAAACGAGACTATGGACAGACCATGCAATTTGGGAAAGCACTGGActgttcttccttcatttctacaGCTGCAAATAGGGACGTGTGGCTACCTTGATCACGTATGGCAAGTCTCTGGCAAGTCTCTGACACTGAATGAACACCATCGGCTATTCGGATTCACATGTTACTTCCCAGAATGTAGTGCTGTGCTTTACAAAGAGTTAAGGAATATATCTATTTATGAGATGTCACcttaaattagttttggaaataGGCAAGCCTTAaataaacagatattttaaatgaGATTATACAGGGAAAATTGTTTGGAAAAGCAGTAAGACTTTATACAATGTATTTACATCAttatactacaaatataaataaaatgtactaTTTCAAGTACGAATTTTAGCCTCCTTTAATTTCCCCAAAAGACTCTAATATTGGCAGAAAAGAAGCTGATGGCGCCATCCTAACAGTTTTTCAAATTGGTTTGGTTTTAGGTATAACCATGGAAACAAGGCTGTACCATACTTGAGCTCTTGGAAAAAGGTGCCTCTCAGGCTAAGTCACGTGTAGCTCCCACCCTGGCCACAGTCCACCTTCCTCCAAGGGGTGCAAAGCACTTTTCAAAATAAACCCTCAGGGGGAAGAACTGaggcaggaagagggagaggacaAGGTCCAGGTCAGAGCCCTGACTCTCGGGCTCTGCCCTCTTCAATCAGACTTCCCCAATTCCTTTAAAGTTGGAACACGAGAAATTCCCTTTCTGGCGCAAACGCAACAGATTTTGGTCCTTCTCTATAAGCgtttttattttcttgccctGAGGACTTATGCCAGGGCTCTTCTGGGGACTCAGCTCACCCAGCCATGCCAAGAATCTCAGTACCCAATTCTGCAGACAAATGACCCACCCGCTCGCCCTTTCTGCTCAGTCTTTCTGACCACTGCTGATGGACAGAAGCCCACTGGGACTGAGCCACCTACCTCCCAGCACCTCACAGTCGCTGTCCATGCTGTCGTGCACGCCTGCAAAGATGTTGGCCAGAGTGGACTTGCCCACCCCCTGCTCCCCAATGAGCACCACCCGGTAGTAGGTGTTCCCTGATTCAGAGGAGATGACCGAGTCTGTGGAGTCAGAGGACCAGCTCCGGCGGCAGGGGTCCTCAGGGGCAGCAGAGTGACGGTTGCGGTGGTTGTACTGGTGGGGCTCTTTCTGAACCATCAGATGCCTGCCATCAGCCGGGATGCTCCAGCGCTGCTGCTGCGGCTGCATGGCCACGGTGCCCTGGCGCATGGTGACATTATTCAGAGTCATCGTTGGGTCCTGGGGAGCAAAGCAGCCAAGATGCCAATATTAGGTAGGCATAGTCAA of Choloepus didactylus isolate mChoDid1 chromosome 14, mChoDid1.pri, whole genome shotgun sequence contains these proteins:
- the GEM gene encoding GTP-binding protein GEM isoform X1; protein product: MEEAGRQWMLLTDPTMTLNNVTMRQGTVAMQPQQQRWSIPADGRHLMVQKEPHQYNHRNRHSAAPEDPCRRSWSSDSTDSVISSESGNTYYRVVLIGEQGVGKSTLANIFAGVHDSMDSDCEVLGEDTYERTLIVDGESATIILLDIWENKGENEWLQDHCMQVGDAYLIVYSITDRASFEKASELRIQLRRARQTEDIPIILVGNKSDLVRCREVSVSEGRACAVVFDCKFIETSAAVQHNVKELFEGIVRQVRLRRDSKEKNERRLAYQKRRESIPRKARRFWGKIVAKNNKNMAFKLKSKSCHDLSVL
- the GEM gene encoding GTP-binding protein GEM isoform X2, with the translated sequence MTLNNVTMRQGTVAMQPQQQRWSIPADGRHLMVQKEPHQYNHRNRHSAAPEDPCRRSWSSDSTDSVISSESGNTYYRVVLIGEQGVGKSTLANIFAGVHDSMDSDCEVLGEDTYERTLIVDGESATIILLDIWENKGENEWLQDHCMQVGDAYLIVYSITDRASFEKASELRIQLRRARQTEDIPIILVGNKSDLVRCREVSVSEGRACAVVFDCKFIETSAAVQHNVKELFEGIVRQVRLRRDSKEKNERRLAYQKRRESIPRKARRFWGKIVAKNNKNMAFKLKSKSCHDLSVL